In the Borrelia turicatae 91E135 genome, one interval contains:
- the mltG gene encoding endolytic transglycosylase MltG has protein sequence MTIKKFFISLFVLFVIFSFLAFFLYFLNSSPFKSDLIYEFEVQKGWGVKKIAWELKKKGLIRSDKLLIAISYLFGSDKNFREGKYLINGHCSTFDVYREFLKGRPILPINITIPEGYTGRRIALKLSESGIISDAQSFVDLINDVKFINDLGLSYDSLEGFLFPDTYKFYKGMDMKEIIRIFVGNFFSKLGSIGIEHKSYSSGEFYNKVIVASIVEREYRVKSEAPVMASVFYNRIKSNMALQSCATIEYIITEELRKTHPTRIYFSDLEITSAYNTYINKGYPPGPISNAGIVSLKAAFFPANTEYLFFVIKDPKVGTHKFSSAYNDHLLAVNSYIRNFITKD, from the coding sequence ATGACAATAAAAAAATTTTTCATTTCCCTTTTTGTGTTATTTGTTATTTTTTCTTTCTTAGCATTTTTTTTGTATTTTTTAAATTCTTCTCCTTTTAAATCTGATTTAATATATGAGTTTGAAGTTCAAAAGGGATGGGGAGTAAAAAAAATTGCTTGGGAACTTAAGAAAAAAGGGTTGATCAGATCTGACAAATTATTGATAGCTATTTCCTATCTTTTTGGTAGTGATAAAAATTTTAGGGAAGGCAAATATTTAATCAATGGTCATTGTTCAACTTTTGATGTATATAGAGAATTTTTGAAAGGCAGACCTATACTTCCTATTAATATCACCATCCCGGAGGGGTATACTGGTAGAAGAATAGCTTTGAAGCTTTCTGAATCAGGCATTATTAGTGATGCGCAAAGTTTTGTTGATTTAATAAATGATGTTAAATTTATCAATGACCTTGGACTTAGTTATGATTCTCTTGAAGGGTTTTTATTTCCAGATACTTATAAATTTTATAAGGGTATGGATATGAAGGAAATAATTCGAATTTTTGTTGGTAATTTTTTTAGCAAACTTGGTTCTATTGGGATAGAGCATAAATCTTATTCTAGTGGAGAGTTTTATAATAAAGTGATCGTTGCTTCTATTGTTGAGCGTGAGTATCGAGTTAAGAGTGAAGCGCCAGTAATGGCATCTGTTTTTTATAATAGGATAAAGTCTAATATGGCATTACAATCTTGTGCTACAATTGAATATATTATTACCGAAGAGTTAAGAAAAACTCATCCTACAAGAATTTATTTTTCAGATTTAGAGATTACTTCTGCATATAATACCTATATTAATAAAGGTTATCCCCCAGGTCCAATTTCTAACGCTGGGATTGTATCTTTAAAGGCCGCGTTTTTTCCAGCTAACACAGAGTATTTATTTTTTGTTATAAAAGATCCTAAAGTTGGAACTCATAAATTTTCTTCAGCTTATAATGATCATCTCTTAGCTGTTAATAGTTATATTCGTAATTTTATTACTAAGGATTAA
- the dnaG gene encoding DNA primase translates to MEYAKVIDLIKQRVDIVALISERVRLVKSGSSYKGLCPFHAERTPSFSITPAQGLFYCFGCRKGGDVIKFLMDIEKLDYNGAVKSLCSRIGIVYDDIKKTTVVKNKTQDKSIISKIYDLNAKLIKTFEFFLNNNQKVLNYILQMRGISKDVIDLFNIGYLRFDIPGKFNFYNFLISKGYSDEILSKSGLFSKRKGIFSILSGRLIFPIRDFKGNVVGFGGRYLGRNNGPKYINLSETEVFKKRELLYGFYEGFSVIKESKSVILTEGYIDVLSFFTAGVKIAVSTLGTSFSREHFALIKRYANKIIMCFDDDAAGLLATFKAYQICLPFDIDVSVIRMKYGVDPADVLKNKGAFVLKDMINDGCDAFEYLLEKYSGKYDLSKTTDLNSMVGMFINLISLSSTNTQRDLLLKKLESKMGIKLETLREDYYSMRERSAIASYKRNAYSYEINTYERYLLVALLKDFNYFTIIRRNISDSDLYDVDVKKIFMCFEYLFENNESFSLLNLKELLKDNKYSVSEVFFENMLRVEFEVDDEMVKQILFAIKKRKVENRILVFKDMSKDNVSIDAKAQIRELMFLNMQRENLRIYLNE, encoded by the coding sequence ATGGAGTATGCTAAGGTTATAGATTTAATTAAACAGAGAGTAGATATTGTAGCTTTAATAAGTGAACGTGTTAGATTAGTTAAATCAGGATCATCTTATAAGGGGCTTTGTCCTTTTCATGCTGAAAGGACCCCTTCTTTTTCTATAACTCCTGCTCAGGGACTTTTTTATTGTTTTGGATGTAGGAAGGGCGGAGATGTTATCAAATTTTTGATGGATATTGAAAAACTTGATTATAATGGTGCTGTTAAGTCTTTGTGCAGTAGGATAGGTATTGTATATGATGATATTAAGAAAACCACTGTAGTTAAGAATAAAACTCAGGATAAATCAATAATTTCAAAAATATATGATTTAAATGCTAAGTTGATTAAGACTTTTGAATTTTTTTTAAATAATAATCAAAAAGTTTTAAATTATATTTTGCAAATGAGAGGGATATCTAAAGATGTTATTGATTTATTTAATATTGGTTATTTGCGATTCGATATTCCAGGTAAGTTTAATTTTTATAATTTTTTGATTTCAAAAGGATATTCTGATGAAATTTTGAGTAAAAGTGGTTTGTTTTCAAAAAGGAAGGGAATATTTTCAATTTTATCTGGAAGATTGATTTTTCCAATCAGAGATTTTAAAGGAAATGTAGTAGGATTTGGAGGTAGATATTTAGGTAGAAATAATGGGCCTAAATATATTAATTTAAGTGAAACAGAGGTTTTTAAAAAGAGAGAATTGCTTTATGGATTTTATGAAGGCTTTTCTGTAATTAAAGAAAGTAAATCTGTAATCTTAACAGAAGGGTATATAGATGTTCTTTCCTTTTTTACAGCGGGTGTAAAAATTGCCGTTTCTACACTTGGTACTTCTTTTTCAAGGGAGCATTTTGCTTTAATTAAGAGATATGCAAATAAAATAATCATGTGTTTTGATGATGATGCTGCTGGGCTTTTAGCTACCTTTAAGGCTTATCAGATTTGTTTACCGTTTGATATTGATGTAAGTGTAATTAGAATGAAGTATGGAGTTGATCCTGCAGATGTTTTAAAGAATAAAGGTGCTTTTGTCTTAAAGGATATGATTAACGATGGCTGTGATGCTTTTGAGTATCTTTTGGAAAAATATTCAGGTAAATATGATTTAAGTAAAACAACAGATTTAAATAGTATGGTTGGCATGTTTATAAATTTGATAAGTTTGTCAAGTACTAATACGCAAAGGGATCTTCTTTTAAAAAAGCTTGAGAGTAAGATGGGTATTAAGTTAGAAACCTTAAGAGAAGATTATTATAGTATGAGAGAGAGGAGTGCAATTGCGAGTTATAAGAGGAATGCATATTCTTATGAGATAAATACCTATGAGAGATATTTATTAGTTGCCTTATTGAAAGACTTTAATTATTTTACTATAATAAGGCGTAATATTAGTGATAGTGACTTGTATGATGTTGATGTAAAAAAAATTTTTATGTGCTTTGAATACCTATTTGAGAATAATGAAAGTTTTTCATTGCTTAATTTAAAAGAATTGCTAAAAGATAATAAGTATAGCGTTAGCGAAGTTTTTTTTGAGAATATGCTACGAGTAGAGTTTGAAGTGGATGATGAGATGGTTAAACAAATTTTGTTTGCAATTAAAAAAAGGAAAGTGGAGAATCGAATTTTAGTATTTAAAGATATGAGCAAGGATAATGTTTCAATAGATGCTAAGGCCCAAATAAGGGAATTGATGTTTTTAAATATGCAGAGAGAAAACCTGAGGATATATTTGAATGAATAG
- the rpoD gene encoding RNA polymerase sigma factor RpoD, which yields MNSVENKDLQIFKKKNSKIIKAILSHLGDKKAITFEDLSTFLSGDMLDPDNIDYIYGVLENEGISLVNEKMESDICDIDEFDEADKLDSQCMMLDDSIQSDDEIDDKLDEFDDEVLDKEDFSSGYIKSGLLKDSNSEDPIRLYLKEIGKEFLLTGNQEVELAKQMDSGESIIENILKNEGLVIENYYNLVNAIYSRVDKEEFFKKEKEREKDNNFDYYNKKKRITSFYKASLKPFQDRLIKYIERKHSLYELGEDIFEESITSERLHIKEMLKSVPLYQEELRIFSDDYIDSASKIKDLKRQQKSILDRLKIDKVRNLRILGRDLAIPERRERIEKSLNIREDLIKEQITEAQLAQKELERIEMYYEYPMDKIISMSEEILKGKQMMQHAKDQLIKANLRLVVSIAKKYANRGLHFFDLVQEGNIGLIKAVEKFEYKRGFKFSTYATWWIRQAITRSISDQARTIRVPVHMIEQINRLNRETRYLVQVLGKDPTDEELSSRLGWDLKKVKTVKNVSREPVSLETPIGEEEDSVLSDFIEDKAIKNPAKHTSFVVLQDQIRAVLGTLPEREQEVVKMRFGLEDGYSLTLEEVGLHFNVTRERIRQIESKALRRLKNPKKTQKLKDYLEDLN from the coding sequence ATGAATAGTGTAGAAAATAAAGACTTGCAGATTTTTAAGAAGAAGAATTCAAAAATAATAAAGGCCATCTTGAGTCATTTGGGAGACAAAAAGGCAATTACTTTTGAGGATTTATCTACCTTTTTATCAGGAGATATGTTGGATCCTGACAATATTGATTATATTTATGGAGTCCTTGAGAATGAGGGAATAAGCTTGGTTAATGAAAAGATGGAGTCAGATATTTGTGATATTGATGAATTTGATGAAGCAGATAAACTTGATAGTCAGTGTATGATGTTAGACGATTCTATTCAGAGTGATGATGAAATTGATGATAAATTGGATGAATTTGATGATGAGGTTTTGGACAAAGAAGATTTTAGTTCAGGATATATTAAGAGTGGTTTATTAAAAGATAGTAATTCTGAAGATCCTATAAGGCTTTACTTAAAGGAAATAGGGAAAGAATTTTTATTGACTGGGAATCAAGAGGTTGAACTTGCAAAACAGATGGATTCTGGTGAGAGCATAATTGAGAATATTCTTAAAAATGAAGGACTGGTCATAGAGAATTATTATAATTTAGTTAATGCTATTTATTCAAGAGTAGATAAAGAAGAGTTTTTTAAGAAAGAAAAGGAAAGAGAAAAAGATAATAATTTCGATTATTATAACAAAAAAAAAAGGATCACTTCTTTTTATAAAGCTTCATTGAAACCATTTCAGGATCGTTTAATAAAATATATTGAAAGAAAACATAGCTTATATGAGCTTGGGGAAGATATTTTTGAAGAGAGTATTACTAGTGAGAGACTTCATATAAAAGAAATGCTTAAGTCGGTACCTTTATATCAAGAAGAGTTGCGTATTTTTTCAGATGATTACATTGATTCTGCTAGTAAAATAAAGGATTTGAAGAGGCAACAAAAGTCCATATTGGATAGATTAAAGATAGATAAGGTACGCAATCTGAGAATTTTGGGGAGAGACTTAGCTATTCCTGAGAGACGGGAGAGGATAGAAAAATCTTTAAATATTCGAGAAGATCTAATTAAAGAGCAAATTACAGAAGCTCAACTTGCTCAAAAAGAGCTTGAGAGAATTGAGATGTATTATGAATATCCAATGGATAAGATAATAAGCATGTCGGAGGAAATCCTTAAGGGCAAGCAGATGATGCAGCATGCAAAAGATCAGTTAATTAAGGCTAACTTAAGACTTGTGGTAAGTATTGCTAAAAAGTATGCTAATAGAGGGTTACATTTCTTTGATCTTGTTCAAGAGGGCAATATTGGTTTAATTAAGGCGGTTGAAAAATTTGAGTATAAGCGAGGCTTTAAGTTTTCTACTTATGCTACATGGTGGATTCGTCAAGCAATAACAAGATCAATCTCAGATCAGGCGCGTACCATTCGTGTTCCTGTTCATATGATTGAGCAGATAAATAGGTTGAATAGAGAAACAAGATATTTGGTTCAAGTGTTAGGTAAAGATCCAACAGACGAGGAGTTGTCATCTAGACTTGGGTGGGATCTTAAAAAAGTAAAGACTGTAAAGAATGTTTCAAGAGAGCCCGTTTCACTTGAAACACCAATTGGAGAAGAAGAAGATTCTGTTCTTAGTGATTTTATTGAAGATAAGGCTATAAAAAATCCAGCAAAACACACTTCTTTTGTGGTATTGCAAGATCAAATAAGAGCAGTTCTTGGAACTCTTCCAGAAAGAGAGCAGGAAGTTGTTAAGATGAGATTTGGTCTTGAAGATGGATATTCTTTAACTCTGGAAGAAGTTGGACTGCATTTTAATGTTACAAGAGAGAGAATTAGACAGATTGAGTCTAAGGCTTTAAGGCGACTTAAAAATCCTAAGAAAACCCAAAAACTTAAAGATTATTTAGAAGATTTAAATTGA
- a CDS encoding zinc ribbon domain-containing protein: protein MESNIDVLKNLEGIYKAKFELEERQKNIPKYLQTKKAQIDGLIEALAELQFKFKEYQKEDSSLKLDIQDINVRKGKAEEKIDSIKTQREYEALEKELQTIIDDEVAIRKKMTHITGLKTKVDREIADVKSRLEVEQDMYATESNDLENELLEIIKKLDSIKGEEEKYAFRMDEDFLFKFQRIIRNKSNGVVPLIENVCKGCHMILPVEFANKVRREPDDVKFCPYCSRILYYQDKFEVGLEMVPGGLADLIE from the coding sequence ATGGAAAGTAATATTGATGTATTAAAGAATCTTGAAGGCATATATAAAGCTAAGTTTGAGCTTGAGGAAAGGCAAAAAAATATTCCTAAATATTTGCAAACTAAAAAGGCTCAAATTGATGGACTTATTGAAGCTCTTGCTGAATTGCAGTTCAAATTTAAAGAATATCAAAAAGAAGATTCATCTTTGAAATTAGATATTCAAGACATTAATGTAAGGAAGGGCAAGGCAGAAGAGAAAATTGATAGCATTAAAACTCAGAGGGAATATGAGGCTCTTGAGAAAGAATTGCAGACTATTATAGATGATGAAGTTGCTATTAGAAAAAAAATGACACATATTACTGGACTTAAGACAAAAGTAGATAGGGAAATAGCAGATGTTAAGAGTAGACTTGAAGTTGAGCAGGATATGTATGCTACTGAGAGTAATGATCTTGAAAATGAGCTTTTAGAGATTATAAAAAAGCTTGATTCTATAAAAGGTGAAGAGGAAAAATATGCTTTTCGAATGGACGAGGACTTTTTGTTTAAATTTCAAAGAATTATTAGAAATAAATCCAATGGGGTTGTGCCTTTGATTGAAAATGTTTGTAAAGGTTGTCATATGATACTTCCTGTTGAGTTTGCAAATAAGGTGAGGCGTGAACCCGATGATGTTAAATTTTGTCCTTATTGTAGTAGAATACTCTATTATCAAGATAAATTTGAAGTTGGTTTAGAAATGGTTCCTGGTGGTTTAGCAGATCTTATAGAATAA
- a CDS encoding tetratricopeptide repeat protein has protein sequence MGINYLKCTFYLIISLSLLFFIFYVLSYFKTFSNSYLKAGPTEVNLLVLWDNREYKEIIDYAENGLKENKFDFNLNLLLGFSYFYYSLMLNDSYLKNQFLDNSIERLRFLMSINDDVPMNSLYYILGKAYSHKGEYYSDLSVKYLSKALYSSSFDFMSVKEDIFEYLGYSYQILKDYNSSLKFFEKAYKENKSDLVLWSLAYVNYKTGNIDKSVEYINKFLQEENKSLKNEKSDDNLMQKVYLLYGDIYLEREAYEDALNCYDKVLKINSLNPNVYVKIGDIYRKRDKDYPKARKYWREALSINPYLEEARERLKISLEDF, from the coding sequence ATGGGAATCAATTATCTAAAATGTACTTTTTATTTGATTATAAGTTTGTCACTTTTATTCTTTATTTTTTATGTTTTATCTTATTTTAAGACTTTTTCCAATTCTTATTTAAAGGCAGGTCCTACTGAGGTAAATTTACTTGTTCTTTGGGATAATAGAGAATATAAAGAAATAATAGATTATGCTGAAAATGGTCTTAAAGAAAATAAATTTGATTTTAATCTAAATTTGCTTCTTGGGTTTTCATATTTTTATTATTCATTAATGTTGAATGATAGTTACTTAAAAAATCAATTTTTAGACAATTCAATAGAAAGATTACGGTTCTTAATGTCAATTAATGATGATGTCCCTATGAATTCGCTTTATTATATTTTGGGTAAAGCTTATTCTCATAAGGGTGAGTATTATAGTGATCTTTCTGTTAAGTATTTAAGTAAAGCTTTATATTCAAGTAGTTTTGACTTTATGAGTGTAAAGGAGGATATTTTTGAATATCTGGGATATTCTTATCAGATTTTAAAAGACTATAATTCTAGCTTAAAGTTTTTTGAAAAAGCTTATAAAGAGAATAAATCTGATCTTGTGCTTTGGAGTTTGGCATATGTAAATTATAAGACAGGCAATATTGATAAAAGTGTTGAATATATAAATAAATTTTTACAGGAAGAGAATAAATCATTAAAAAATGAAAAAAGTGATGATAATTTAATGCAAAAGGTATATTTATTGTACGGAGATATCTATTTGGAGAGAGAGGCCTATGAGGATGCTTTAAATTGCTATGATAAAGTCTTGAAAATTAATAGTTTAAATCCTAATGTTTATGTTAAAATAGGAGACATATATAGAAAAAGAGATAAAGATTATCCTAAGGCTAGAAAATATTGGAGAGAAGCGTTAAGCATTAATCCTTATTTAGAAGAAGCAAGGGAGAGACTTAAAATTAGCTTAGAGGATTTTTAG
- a CDS encoding rod shape-determining protein — MNFFKSFLIDIGIDLGTCNTLVYIKDYGVVMSEPSVVAIDVNKNNRVVAVGRNAKKMLWKTPENIKAVRPLRDGVIADIENTEKMIKYFISQIFSRKKLFFKPRMVIGVPTCITEVERRAVKESAMNAGAREVKVIEESLAAAIGSDIPIFEPTGHMVCDIGGGTTEISVISLGGMVVSRAIRTGGDEFDESIIKYMRNAHNIIIGQQTAEKLKIKIGNVYPDTHNLKVETIDIKGTDAVTGLPRKQIIDSMEVRESLQEPIGIVVDEVKRTLGATPPELATDIVERGIILTGGGALLKGLSRLLSKETGVPVYVADNPLLSVAVGAGLFYDYANRIDISKNIYSFINE; from the coding sequence TTGAATTTTTTTAAATCTTTTTTGATAGATATTGGTATTGATCTTGGTACATGCAACACTTTAGTTTACATTAAAGATTATGGTGTGGTGATGAGTGAGCCTTCGGTAGTTGCTATTGACGTTAATAAAAATAATAGGGTTGTAGCTGTTGGGCGCAATGCAAAGAAGATGCTTTGGAAAACACCGGAAAATATTAAGGCCGTAAGACCTCTTCGTGATGGTGTTATTGCTGACATTGAAAATACAGAGAAAATGATTAAATATTTTATAAGCCAAATTTTTTCTCGGAAAAAATTGTTTTTTAAGCCTAGAATGGTAATAGGAGTACCAACTTGCATTACGGAAGTTGAGAGAAGAGCTGTAAAAGAGAGTGCAATGAATGCTGGTGCTCGTGAAGTTAAGGTTATTGAAGAATCTCTTGCAGCTGCTATTGGCTCTGATATTCCCATTTTTGAACCAACAGGTCATATGGTGTGTGATATTGGAGGGGGAACTACTGAAATATCGGTGATTTCTCTTGGTGGTATGGTGGTAAGTAGAGCTATTAGAACGGGTGGGGATGAGTTTGATGAGAGTATCATCAAGTATATGAGAAATGCTCATAACATTATTATTGGGCAACAAACAGCAGAAAAATTGAAAATTAAGATAGGTAATGTTTATCCAGATACTCATAATTTGAAGGTAGAGACAATAGATATTAAAGGAACAGATGCTGTTACGGGTCTTCCTAGAAAGCAAATTATTGATTCTATGGAAGTCCGAGAATCTTTGCAAGAACCTATAGGTATTGTTGTTGATGAGGTTAAAAGAACGCTTGGAGCAACTCCCCCAGAGCTTGCAACAGATATTGTTGAGCGTGGAATCATATTGACGGGAGGTGGAGCTCTTCTTAAAGGACTCAGTAGGCTTTTATCAAAAGAGACGGGAGTTCCAGTTTACGTTGCAGATAATCCTCTTTTATCTGTAGCTGTTGGGGCTGGTTTATTTTATGATTATGCTAATAGAATAGATATTAGTAAAAATATATATAGTTTTATTAATGAATAG
- the mreC gene encoding rod shape-determining protein MreC: protein MKFLVNFKNFIKVLSVLIFAIILMLYDSSASKINKRDDFFIFTLNSYIQRNVHEFFNFISSIFKAINEYKDYGETIEAYKKRIQQLEIVIQNVQVLRQENARLKEQLGFYSVHSNDFISAEIIYLNYANVSSLMAINKGYNDGVQKDMIAVAYQDGFSGLVGKVVKVYADTARVLPLTSYENFVSARIQNSKFIGLVEGKGYGEVLEMNYVNKLAENTLKIGDSVVTAGFSDYPSGIYIGKITHFDVLEYNSLLSIKIEPVIVLDKLEYVFLIKGNQRIEK, encoded by the coding sequence ATGAAGTTTCTTGTTAATTTCAAGAATTTTATTAAGGTACTTAGTGTATTAATATTTGCTATCATTCTTATGCTCTATGATTCAAGTGCTTCTAAGATTAATAAAAGAGACGATTTTTTTATTTTTACTTTAAATTCATATATTCAACGAAATGTGCATGAGTTTTTTAATTTTATTTCTAGTATTTTTAAGGCGATAAATGAATATAAAGATTATGGTGAGACAATAGAAGCTTATAAGAAAAGAATACAGCAACTTGAAATAGTAATTCAGAATGTGCAAGTGTTAAGACAGGAAAATGCCAGGCTTAAAGAACAGCTTGGATTTTATTCGGTACATTCTAATGATTTTATTTCAGCTGAAATAATTTACTTAAACTATGCAAATGTTTCATCTTTAATGGCTATTAATAAAGGCTATAATGATGGTGTGCAAAAAGATATGATAGCTGTTGCTTATCAAGATGGGTTTAGTGGTCTTGTTGGCAAAGTTGTTAAGGTTTATGCGGATACTGCGAGAGTTTTGCCTTTAACCAGTTATGAAAATTTTGTCTCTGCAAGAATTCAAAATAGCAAATTCATTGGTCTAGTTGAGGGTAAGGGATATGGTGAAGTTCTTGAGATGAATTATGTTAATAAATTAGCCGAAAATACTTTAAAGATTGGAGACTCAGTTGTTACTGCTGGATTTAGTGATTATCCTAGTGGAATTTATATAGGAAAAATTACTCATTTTGATGTTCTTGAATATAACTCTCTTTTAAGTATTAAAATAGAACCTGTCATAGTTTTAGATAAGTTAGAATATGTTTTTTTAATTAAGGGTAATCAGAGGATAGAAAAGTGA
- the mrdA gene encoding penicillin-binding protein 2, with amino-acid sequence MKVILKGRYMFGLLLLFFVFFSYLFTLFKMQIGKHLFYDREATVLLSRVEKIKASRGEILDSNFNVLANNLTAFVLKVSLEQYYGMSLEDRDEMLDFLSSILGIERELILSKIEAPRGYLKDVEIVELSPEMLFRVAEKRSYYPAFLWTYSFKRNYLVDDSCSHPIGYVGRINQRELRSFYNVKGYDNNSTIGKLGIEQIYDSYIRGKEGLIKYRVDSRERKMDSGSIIEHMTPGNNIVLNINKDIQLLAKNTLGKRYGTVVVLKPSTGGVLALHNYPYYSMNDVYNKYSKEDYSFLNRAIQSVYPPASVFKLVLTTALLEEKVLDRARKIYCPGYFRVGNRVFHCWQRGGHGYVDLEHAVAHSCNVYFYILGLKYLGVEKIFKYAKEYGFGEKTGIDLPNEVSGLIPSPEWKEKFFNQPWVGGDTVNFSIGQGFLNATPMQIANMIAMIANEGVIYKPRIVNRILNGSTNEVILENVPEVLKKTDIISQNTFKFLKKYMRNVITYGTARNSVLTKAVEVGGKTGTGQTGVTGLENSSFVALAPYNASPSEQVVIFSLVEGRSNTDNMWSAKSVDLMMQGIFANQSYEDILKEYRPWYIR; translated from the coding sequence ATGAAGGTTATTTTGAAGGGTCGATATATGTTTGGCCTGTTGCTTCTATTTTTCGTTTTTTTTTCTTATCTTTTTACTTTATTTAAAATGCAGATTGGAAAACACTTGTTTTATGATAGAGAAGCAACAGTTCTTTTATCTAGAGTTGAAAAAATCAAGGCTTCACGGGGTGAAATTTTAGATTCAAACTTTAATGTTCTTGCAAATAATCTTACAGCATTTGTTTTAAAGGTTAGTTTGGAACAATATTATGGCATGTCTCTTGAGGATAGGGACGAGATGTTAGATTTTTTATCAAGTATTTTAGGTATTGAAAGAGAACTTATTCTCTCTAAAATTGAGGCTCCTAGAGGATATTTGAAGGATGTAGAAATAGTTGAACTTAGTCCAGAAATGTTGTTTAGAGTTGCTGAGAAGAGAAGTTATTATCCTGCATTTTTATGGACATATTCTTTTAAAAGGAATTATTTAGTAGATGATTCTTGTTCTCATCCTATTGGGTATGTTGGTAGGATTAATCAAAGGGAACTTCGTTCTTTTTATAATGTTAAAGGGTATGATAATAATTCTACAATAGGAAAATTAGGCATTGAACAAATTTATGATAGTTATATCAGAGGGAAGGAAGGTTTAATTAAATATAGGGTAGATTCTAGAGAAAGAAAAATGGATAGTGGTTCTATTATAGAGCATATGACGCCTGGTAATAATATTGTTTTAAATATTAATAAGGATATTCAACTGCTTGCTAAGAACACTTTAGGTAAAAGGTATGGAACTGTGGTAGTGTTAAAACCTTCAACAGGTGGTGTGTTAGCACTGCATAATTATCCTTATTATTCAATGAATGATGTTTATAATAAGTATTCTAAAGAAGATTATTCTTTTCTAAATAGGGCAATACAATCAGTTTATCCCCCTGCATCTGTTTTTAAATTGGTTTTGACCACAGCGTTATTAGAAGAAAAGGTCCTTGATAGGGCTAGAAAAATTTATTGTCCGGGATATTTTAGAGTAGGCAATAGAGTGTTTCATTGTTGGCAACGAGGTGGTCATGGTTATGTCGATTTGGAACATGCTGTTGCTCATTCATGTAATGTTTATTTTTATATATTGGGACTTAAGTATCTTGGTGTTGAGAAAATTTTTAAGTATGCAAAAGAGTATGGATTTGGTGAAAAAACCGGGATTGATTTGCCAAATGAGGTTTCAGGACTTATTCCAAGTCCTGAGTGGAAGGAAAAATTTTTTAATCAACCTTGGGTAGGTGGCGATACTGTCAATTTTTCAATAGGTCAAGGGTTTTTAAATGCTACCCCTATGCAGATTGCCAATATGATAGCTATGATTGCAAATGAAGGTGTTATTTATAAACCAAGAATTGTTAATAGGATTTTAAATGGGAGTACTAATGAAGTTATTCTTGAAAATGTTCCCGAAGTCCTTAAGAAAACAGATATTATTAGTCAAAATACTTTTAAGTTTTTGAAAAAATATATGAGAAATGTTATAACTTATGGTACTGCTAGAAATTCAGTTCTTACAAAGGCTGTTGAGGTTGGAGGAAAGACCGGTACAGGTCAAACTGGTGTTACTGGACTTGAGAATAGTTCTTTTGTTGCTCTTGCTCCTTATAATGCTTCACCTAGTGAACAAGTTGTTATTTTTAGTTTGGTTGAAGGAAGAAGTAATACAGATAATATGTGGTCTGCTAAATCTGTAGATTTAATGATGCAAGGGATTTTTGCTAATCAGAGTTATGAGGATATTCTTAAAGAGTATAGACCATGGTATATTAGGTAA